The Achromobacter spanius genome includes the window ACCAGCAGGCGCATCAGCTCCAGCGCCTTCAGTGCTTCTTCGCAGGCTTCCCAGCAGGTGCGCGTGCTTTCCCGGCTGCTGTCGCCGGAGTGGGTGAAATGGGTGGACTTGACCGTGGATAGCGCTGCGGCGGTCAGGCCAATCAGGTGGCCCGTCTTGCCGCGCAGGTACTCCAGCACCGCTGGGTTCTTCTTCTGCGGCATGATGCTGGACGTGCTGGCGATACTGTCCGGGAACGACAGGTAGCCGAATTCGGGCGTGGACCAGATATAGAAATCCTGCACCATGCGGCTGCAGGTCACCATCATGATCGACAGCGTCGCGCTGAGTTCCAGCGCGAAATCGCGTGACGCCACGGCATCCAGCGCATTGGCCAACGGCGCACTGAAGCCCAGCATGGCGCTGGTGTCGGCGCGATCGATCGGAAACGACGTGCCTGCCAGCGCGCAGGCCCCCAGCGGCGAGGCGTCCGCCGTGTCCAGCGCGTGCGCCAGCCGGCCGATATCGCGCGACCAGGCATCGACCAGCGCCGACAGGTAATAGCCATAGGTGATGGGTTGCGCTGCCTGCATGTGGGTGTAGCCCGGCATCACCCAATCGGCGTAGCGCTCGGCCTGGGCCAAGGCGACGCGCGCCACCTCGATCAGCGCGGCGCCGATGCGGGCGGCGAAATCGCGGGCTCGCATGCGGTCGATGGTGGCGCCGATGTCATTGCGGCTTCTTGCTGTGTGCAGCCTGCCGCCCAGCTCCTGGCCCACCGCTTTGATCAGGTGCGCCTCGTAGTTGAAATAGGCCTCTTCACGCGCCGGGTCCAGTTCAACCGCATGGGGGCCGTCGGCCTGCATCGTGAGCAGCGCGCGCGCCAGACGCAGCGTGGCGTCGTGCTCAAGAATGCCTTGCTCGCGCAGCATCAGCAGATGCGCCAGGTTGATCTGGGTAAGCATCTCGAAATTGGTGAAGAACTCCCGGTTCAGGCGCGGAAGGAAAATGTGCTGCAGCACCTCTTTGGCGAGGGGTTGCTTAAGGCGGGCACTGACTTTGGATTCCATATCGGTCCGGTGGCTGTGAGGCTTAAAACCGTAGTCTCCCGCCGCGCCAATCCATGCGTCAAATCAGAGTTTTACGGCTTTAAATACAAAAATGATATGATTTGAACGCCCGTTTTCGGATCAGGTCCCGCGCATGAATTTCAAACAAGTCGAGGCCTTTCGCGCCGTCATGATGACCCGCTCCATGACCACCGCGGCGGGCCTGCTGCACACGTCGCAACCGAACGTCAGCCGCTGGATCGCGCTGCTTGAGAAGGCGCTGGGCTTCGTGCTTTTTCAGCGGGTCGGTACCCGCATCATCCCCACGCCCGAGGCCGAAGCGTTCTACGCCGACGTCGAACGCGCCTTCATCGGCCTTGAATCGCTGAACGACAGCGCCAGTTCCATACGCCGTCGTGGCACCGGCCTGTTGCGCGTCGGCGCGGTCGGCTCCATCACCCAGTGCGTGTTGCCCGACGCGATCGCGCTGTTCCGGCACAAGTTCTCGGACATCCCGGTGGTGGTCAACACCGGCGGTTCGGACGTGGTCGCCAAGTGGCTGGCCACCGGCGTTTGCGACATCGGCTTCTGCTCGCTGCATACCGATCTGCCCGGCGTGCGCTACGAGCGCATCAACACGGCCCATGGCGTCGGCATCGTGCCGCGCACCCATCGCTTGGCGACGAAAAGGAAACTGGCGCCGGCGGACTTCCGCGACGAAAACTTCATCTCGCTACCCACCGGCAGCTTCAACCGCGCCGCCATCGATCGCCTCTTTCCCGACGATGCGCGCATTCTGTCGATCGAAACCCCCTACGCGACCACCATCTGCAGCATGGTCGCGAAGGGGTTGGGCGTCTCCATCGTCAACCCCGTGGTGCCGCGCGCCCTGGGCATTTCCACGCTGCGTGAAATCCCATTCTCGGAAAAGGTGGAATTTCACAGCTATGCCGTTACCTCCGACCACTTCCCGGTCAGCACGCTGGCGCGGCGTATGGCTGAATGCGTGCGCGAGACCTTGGCCGCGGTCAACGCGCCGGCCAAGCGACGCTGACGGCCCGATGAAACTTCTCGACACGATCAATAATGATTACAATTCCCATTCGTAAATTTGGGAAGCGATCGCGCTGCCGCCATGTCGTCCTTGGAATCTCTGGAGCACCGCGAGCTGGGCTTGCTCTACCGCGACCACCACGGGTGGCTGCGGAGTTGGCTGCAACGGCGCTTGAGCGTGCCCGCCGAAGCCGCTGACCTGACGCAGGACACCTTCATGCGCCTGCTGGCATCCCCGGCGTCGATGGCGCAGTTGCAGGGCGTGCGGCAACCACGCAGTTTTCTGGCCACGGTGGCTCAACGCACGTTGGTGGACCACATCCGCCGCCAAGTCTTGGAACGCGCCTGGCTGGAAACGCTGGCTCAGCAGCCCGAGGCGCACGCCATTTCCCCCGAGACGCAGGCCATCCTGCTGGAAACCATCCGCGAGATCGACGCCATGCTGCACGGCCTGGGGCATAAGGTGCGACGCGCCTTCCTGATGTCTCAGCTGGAAGGCGCCAGCTATGCGGACATCGCCGTGCAGTTGGGCGTCACGGTCAGTTCGGTGAAGAAGTACATGGCGCGCGCCACCGAGCATTGCCTGGTGTATGCCTTGGACAGGCAGTAGCACAGATGGCCGACAAGACCATCACCGCGGCGGCGCAATGGTATGCGCGCTTGTGCGCCGACGACGTCAGTGCGGCCGATGTGGCGGCGCATGGCCGCTGGCTGGCGGCCGACCCTGAACACGCGCGCATCTGGCGCCAGGTGGAGCGGCTGCGCGGCACCTTGGGCGCGGCGCCAGCCCGGCTTGCCGCCGACACGCTGAACCGCGCCGATCATCACTTTGCACGGCGACGCGCCGTCTTGCGCAGCAGCCTGGGCGCAGTGGCGCTGGTGGGCGGGGGCGGTTTGCTGGCCTGGCGCGTCTTGCCGGTTGAGCAGATGGTGGCTGGATATCTGGCCGACTACCGCATGGGCACGGGCGAACGCCGCGAGCTCTTGCTGACGGACGGCACGCTGCTGTGGTTGGATAGCGCCAGCGCGGTGGACGTGGCCGTGGACGCACGCGGCCGCCACATCACCGTGCATGCCGGCGAAGTCCTGATCGATACCGAACGCACCACGCCGGGCCTGCCACCGCTACGGGTGAGCACGCGCCACGGCACCGTGCGCCCCTTGGGCACGCGCTTCACCGTCAACCGGCTGGACGACCTGACGCGCGTGGCAGTGCTGCGCCATGCGGTTGAACTGCTGCCAGCCGATGGCGGTGCGGCGCTGGTGCTGAAGGCGGGTGAACAAGGCGTGCTGCAAACGGCCTCCGCCCGCCACGAAGGCGAGATCACCGGCGAACCCGACGCCTGGACGCGCGGCCTGTTGGTCGTGGATGGCATGCGCCTGGCCGATTTCGTGGCGCAGTTGGACCGCTACCGTCCGGGCCATCTGCGTTGCGACGAGGCGGTCGCGCAGTTGCGCGTGTCGGGCGCGTTTCCCATCGACGACACCGACCGCGCGCTGGCCGCCGTAGAGCGCGCCTTGCCCGTGCGGATATCCCGCTTCACCCGCTACTACACCCGGATCACCACCCGGGGCTGAATTTATTTTCGCCGGGCATTGTCCTTTTTCCGCGCTCATCCGACTTAGCAGGGATTACGTCGGATTTGATTCACGGAAACTTTCATCCCATGCCTTCCTTACCGTCCAAACATCGCCACCCCGGCACCTTGGCGCCCGTTGCGTGCGCGCTCTTTACCGCCCTGATGGCACTGGCGTCCACCCCGCCCGCCTGGGCACAAACCGCTGACTCGGCCGCCAGCGCGCGTCGTTATGACGTGCCTGCCGGACCGTTGGGTCTGGCCTTGAGCCGCTTTGCCGCGCAGGCGGGCGTGGTGCTGTCCTTTGATGCGTCGCTGACGCAGGGCAAGCAAAGCGCGGGCCTGCAAGGGGAATACGGCATCGCCTCGGGCTTGGCGGCGATGCTGGCGGGCACGGGGCTGGAAGCCGTCAGCCAGGGCGGCAACAATTACGGCGTGCGCCGCGCGTCGGCGCAGACGCTGGCGCCCGTCGAGGTTCTGGGCTCGCGTGAACCCGGCCCCAGCGAAGGCACGGACTCGTACACGGTGGGCTTGTCCACCACGGCCACCAAGCTGCCGATGAGCTTGCGCGAGACGCCGCAGTCGGTGTCGGTGATGACGCGCCAACGCTTGTCGGACCAGGGGCTCAATACGCTGGAAGACGCCATCGCCAACACGCCGGGGCTGACCTTCAAGAAGAAGGGCTCGGCCGACGACAACGAAAAGGGCTTGTACGCGCGCGGCATGGAAGTCACCAACATGCAGGTGGACGGCGTGCCCACGCACAAGGACTTCAATGCGCTGGGTCTGGACACTGCGTTGTACGACCGGATTGAAGTGGTGCGCGGGTCAACGGGCTTGTTGAACGGCGCGGGTAATCCGGCGGCGTCCATCAACCTGGTGCGCAAGCGGCCGACGCCGGAATTTCAGGCCGGCGTGGGCGCGGCAGTGGGGTCATGGGACTACAAGCGCACGGAATTTGATCTGGGCAGCCCGCTGGACGAAGCCGGCAAACTGCGCGGCCGCGTGGTGGGCGCGTGGCAAGAGGGCGGTTCGTTCATCGACCGCGTCAAACAGGATTCGCAACTGCTGTACGGCGTGATCGAGGCCGACCTGGGCGAACGCACGATGCTGACCTTGGGCGGCGAATACCAGCGCAAGCACTGCACGGCGTGCTCGTACTTCGGCTTTCCGGCCGCGTACGCGGATGGAACAAAAACGGATTTCCGCCAGAGCTTCAACTCTGCCACCGACTGGAGCCGCCAGACCCGCACGCGCTACAACGTGTTCGCCACGCTGGACCACGAGTTTGCCC containing:
- the argH gene encoding argininosuccinate lyase, which gives rise to MLTQINLAHLLMLREQGILEHDATLRLARALLTMQADGPHAVELDPAREEAYFNYEAHLIKAVGQELGGRLHTARSRNDIGATIDRMRARDFAARIGAALIEVARVALAQAERYADWVMPGYTHMQAAQPITYGYYLSALVDAWSRDIGRLAHALDTADASPLGACALAGTSFPIDRADTSAMLGFSAPLANALDAVASRDFALELSATLSIMMVTCSRMVQDFYIWSTPEFGYLSFPDSIASTSSIMPQKKNPAVLEYLRGKTGHLIGLTAAALSTVKSTHFTHSGDSSRESTRTCWEACEEALKALELMRLLVEQVEPNRARMAARAADDFSTVTDLADLLVRKADASFRDAHHIIGAVVRQALEQGLPAHAITPAMISAAAQEQLGRPVALAADDIAACLDPVRNVAARVSLGGPAPQSVRVHLREQQTILDARQAVIDAARQRAADASEMLRQRVNALVKQESGVAAA
- a CDS encoding LysR substrate-binding domain-containing protein, translated to MNFKQVEAFRAVMMTRSMTTAAGLLHTSQPNVSRWIALLEKALGFVLFQRVGTRIIPTPEAEAFYADVERAFIGLESLNDSASSIRRRGTGLLRVGAVGSITQCVLPDAIALFRHKFSDIPVVVNTGGSDVVAKWLATGVCDIGFCSLHTDLPGVRYERINTAHGVGIVPRTHRLATKRKLAPADFRDENFISLPTGSFNRAAIDRLFPDDARILSIETPYATTICSMVAKGLGVSIVNPVVPRALGISTLREIPFSEKVEFHSYAVTSDHFPVSTLARRMAECVRETLAAVNAPAKRR
- a CDS encoding sigma-70 family RNA polymerase sigma factor codes for the protein MSSLESLEHRELGLLYRDHHGWLRSWLQRRLSVPAEAADLTQDTFMRLLASPASMAQLQGVRQPRSFLATVAQRTLVDHIRRQVLERAWLETLAQQPEAHAISPETQAILLETIREIDAMLHGLGHKVRRAFLMSQLEGASYADIAVQLGVTVSSVKKYMARATEHCLVYALDRQ
- a CDS encoding FecR domain-containing protein, coding for MADKTITAAAQWYARLCADDVSAADVAAHGRWLAADPEHARIWRQVERLRGTLGAAPARLAADTLNRADHHFARRRAVLRSSLGAVALVGGGGLLAWRVLPVEQMVAGYLADYRMGTGERRELLLTDGTLLWLDSASAVDVAVDARGRHITVHAGEVLIDTERTTPGLPPLRVSTRHGTVRPLGTRFTVNRLDDLTRVAVLRHAVELLPADGGAALVLKAGEQGVLQTASARHEGEITGEPDAWTRGLLVVDGMRLADFVAQLDRYRPGHLRCDEAVAQLRVSGAFPIDDTDRALAAVERALPVRISRFTRYYTRITTRG